AGGAAAAAGCCCCGACATTTCGTCGGGGCTTTTCTCGTCCCACGCTCGCTGAACCCCGCGAGGCCCGGCGATCAATCAGCTGTTTGGCGCGGTCACTTGGTGTTCGCGGCCGGCTTCTTGTGCTTTTTGTGCTTCTTGTGTTTCTTGTGCTTTTTCGCGGTTGTGGTATCCGACTGCTTGACTGTCGGGCCGCTGGTTGATGGTGCAGCGGAGACGGGCGCCGCCTGAACGAGCGAGGCGACAGCGAGCACGGGGAGCGCGAACAAAACGGACTTGAGAACGCGCGACGACATAGTGATTCCTCCAAAGGCCGGCCACGGAGCTCCGGCATCCTTCATGAAAGTTCCGGTCGGCGTCGGCGACCCCATTTGGATAACGGCGTTTCGCCGCGCCTATTTCACCGGATATCCCGGCTTCTTTCGAGCGTTTGCCCGCGCGGCTCGCACATTCGGAATACATCTCCGCCGGCTCACCAAAACCAGTGGGGCCCTGCCGCCCTGAACCGGGTATCGAATACGATGATGCGGATGTCGGGCGTCGAATCGCTGAAAAACCTCTCCGATCATTACCGCGTGGTGCGTCCGCTCGAGGCTGGTGCCGCCGCGGATCGCGTGCTTGTGAAGCGTGCTGAAACGCTCTCGGCCCACGTGGCGCACACTCCTGGCGAGGGCGGGTTGCTGGACGCTCGTGACCAGATCGAGATGAGCTCGATTTTGTCTTCGATGCGCGTGGCGCACATCGCGCCGATCGAAGAAGTCGTTCGTGACGAACGAAACCGTGTGGTGATTGTCACGCCCTACTTCGGCAATTCGTCGGGACAGGTGACGCTCGAGACGTTGGCGACCTCGCGCGGGACTCGGCTGGGACCGGAAGAAGTGGAAGCGGCGGCGGATCACATCCTGCACGCGATGGACGACATGCACGGCGGTCGGGTCTACAACGGGCCGATCGCAGCGAAGCAAATCCTGGTGGATCGGCAGGGGCGGGTGCAGATCGAGCATTTCGGCTGGGCCCGGATTGCCGCGAAGGGCTTGCGCGACGCACGCACCGCGCGGGAGGATGAGATCCGGGGCGAAGTGAGGAGCGTGGTCGAAGTGCTCTTTCGCTGCCTGACCGGACTCGACTCGCGGACGATGGGGGTTTCGCCGAGCCAGGTTGTCAGCAGTCTTGATCCGGTGCTGGATGAGTGGTTCGCGATCGGGCTAAAGGAGGGCGCGGGATTTGAGAGTGCCGCGGCGGCGAGGGCGGGGCTGCCGGAGCATCAGCGTCAAAGGCAGCCGCCACAGGGCGGGGTGTTGCGGTCGATCGGGCGGTTGCTGCGGATGGGGCCATGACCTCGACGAAGCAAAGACCAAAGGTTGCTTGGCATCTCCCATCCGTTGGCGCTGAATGGCGATGGACCGTTGCCGTGCTTTTGCTGCCTCAATTGGCGGCGGTACTTGCCGTCACGTTCTTTGCGCGGGGGCTTGCGTACTCGCCGGTGCCTGTCACTTCAGTGAATGCACATGTCGTGCATCACTATCGAGGTATTTGGGCTCCCAGCTCAAATGGCCCAAGCTATTCGATCGAAGGCGAATTCCACGTTCAGTCGCCAACGGGACCGCAACGGGGATCTCGATTCACAACCTCAGACTGGTTGCTGAGAACTGATTGGTCTTCGATCTTGCTCGAGCGCGAGGTCGCACAATTTAACGCGAGGCGCGAGGCTTATCTAAGCGAACGACTCGGCGAAGTCCTCCTTGTCCGCTCCATGCATCCGTCGGCAATTAGTGTCGTGGCGCTTGTGTTTGCGCTTGCGGCGGGAGCGTGCGAGAGTTGGACGCGATTGCTTCACATGGGTGAGCCGCCGTCTCGAAGAGCAAGATCGACCCTGCGCGCCTCGACAGCTCCGATCCTTGTCTTGTGGTTTGTAGGCGGATTGCTGCTGGCAGCGGCGTTCTACTTCCTCCCTGATTTCATTGGTAGGTATTGTCCGCTTTGGATCAGTCTCTCGTTGCTGATCGTGCTTGACGTCGGCTCCATTGCGGCTTGGATGCGAGGGCATCTTCCAACATGGGCCAAACAATGATGCGCAGCAAGAAAAACCGGAGCCCTTCGGCTCCGGTTGATTGAAACAAGTTGAAGGAACTGATTACTTCTTGCCGGCCTTGCCGCCGCGGTCGGCTTCGACAACGGCTTCCTGCAGGCTGCGCGGCATCGGGCGGTACTCGAGGAACTCCATCGTGGCGCTGGCGCGACCCTGCGACATGCCTCGCAGCGAGGTCGTGTAGCCGAAGAGCTGATCGAGCGGGATTTCCGCCGTCACGAGCTTGACGACGCCGCGGTCATCGGTGTCGATGATCATGCCGCGGCGGGAAGAAATATCGCCCGTCACGTTGCCGAGGTAGTCGTTGGGAACGGTGACGACGACCTTCATGATCGGCTCGAGGAGAACCGGCCCGGCCTTTTCGGTCGCTTCCATGACGGCGAGGCGGCCGGCCTGTTCGAAGGCGACCTGCGACGAGTCGACCGCGTGGCTCGAACCGTCGACGATCGTCGCCTTGACGTTGATCATCGGGTAGCCGAACTTGACGCCGGTCATGCAGGTCTGGCGGATGCCGTACTCGACGGAGGGGATGTACTCCTTCGGGATGGAGCCGCCGACGACCTCGTTGACGACGGCGATGTTGTCGGAGAAATCGAGTTCCTCCGCCGCGGCCTGCTCGGCCGTGAAGGGTTCGAGGTGGATTGTGCAGTCACCGAACTGACCGCGACCGCCGGTCTGCTTGACGAACTTGCCTCGCACGTACTCGGCCTTCTTGGTGATGGCCTCGCGGTACGAAACCTTGGGCTTGCCGACGGCGACGTTGATCTTCATGTCGCGGGTCAGCTTGTTCTTGATGATTTCGAGGTGGAGCTCGCCCATGCCGGCGATGATGGTCTCGCCGGTTTCCTCGTTGTAGTTGGAGCGGAACGACGGGTCTTCGCGGCGGATGACGCCGAGCGCCTCGGAGAGCTTGCGCTTGTCTTCGGTCGTCTTGGGCTCGATCGACATCGCGATCACGGGCTCGGGGAAGAACATGCGCTCGAGGAGGATCGGATCATCGGCGTCGCACAGGGTGTCGCCCGTGTATGAGTCCTTGATGCCGACGACGGCGACGATGTTGCCCGCCGTCACCTGCTCGAGGGGGATGCGGTTCTGCGCGTGCATCTCGAAGATGCGGCTGGCGTTTTCCTTCTTGCCGTTGCCCGGATTGAGAAGACGCGTGCCCTTGGTGAGCGTGCCGGAGTAGACGCGGATGTAGGTGAGGTCACCGTGCATATCGCTGACGACCTTGAAGACGAGCGCGCTGAAGGGCGCCGCCGGATCGTGCGGGCGGGTGAGGCGGACGTTCTTGTCGCGCGGATCGGTGCCTTCGACGTCGGGCTTTTCGGTCGGAGAGGGGAGGTAATCGACGACGGCGTCGAGGAGGCGCTGGATGCCGATGTTGCGGAGCGCGGCGCCGCAGAGCACCGGGTAAACCGCCCGTGAGACCACGCCCTTGCGGACGGCCTTGCGGATCTCCTCTTGCGTGGGGACCTGGCCCTCGAGGTACTTGTGCATCAGGTCGTCGTCGAGTTCGGCGGCCTTCTCGAGGAGCTCGTGGCGCCACTTGTCGGCGTATTCCTTGAGATCCTCGGGAATGTCGCGTTCGGTGACCTTGTCGCCCTTGTCGCCTTCGAAGTAGTAAGCACGCATCGAAACGAGATCGATGATGCCCTGGAATTCATTTCCGTTTCCGATCGGGCACTGGAGCGGGAGCGCGTTGGCGCCGAGGCGCGTCTTGATCGTTTCGTAGGAGAAATCGAAAGAAGCGCCGAGCTTGTCCATCTTGTTGATGAAGCAGAGGCGCGGGACCTTGTAGCGGTCGGCCTGACGCCAGACGGTTTCCGACTGCGCTTCGACGCCTTCCTTGCCGTCGAACACGGCGACCGCGCCGTCGAGCACGCGAAGCGAGCGTTCGACTTCGATGGTGAAGTCGACGTGGCCCGGGGTGTCGATCAGGTTCAGCTTGTATTCCTTGCCGCTGCGGGTCCAGGGGCAGGTGGTGGCGGCGGACTGGATGGTGATGCCGCGCTCCTGCTCTTCCTGGAGGAAGTCCATGGTCGCGGTGCCTTCGTGCACTTCGCCCATCTTGTAGTTCTTGCCGGTGTAGAACAGGATGCGTTCGGAGACGGTCGTCTTGCCGGCGTCGATGTGGGCGCAGATTCCGAAATTTCTGATAAAGGACAGGTCGGCGGTCATGGCGTTTCCTTCGTGCTTGCGAATGCTCGGGACCGGGCGGCGTGCCGCCTGATCTCGAAGACTGAGTTCACGCGTCCGGTCTCGGAACCGAGGCCGATCGCGTCGATTGGTTCAATGGTGGGACGAGCGAGAATTGCGAGTGATGGGTGGGGCGGGTGGGCTCGCGGCCGTTTGCTAGGTGGTGCGAGCGGGGCATCGGGGTTTTTGATCACCCCGCGATTTCTTCTTCCTCTTCCATAACTGAAACACCCGTTCCGACCGCCGGAGCGTCATTGTCTGGGGCGGGAGATCCCCGCCATGCGCTCCGAATTTTGCGAGCAGAATAATAGTCCAAAGTCCCTAAGAATCAAGCACACGAGGACGGCCGCAAGTCGCAAGATTTGTCGTGGTTTGCTGCAAAAGGCGGAGGAAGCCGGCGGCTCGCCGGCGATCTCGGGATTCGCGAGCGTCCGAGTATTCTCCGGCCCTCCTCACTCGGAAGACTTGCTCAGACCCTCGAGTTCCTGGCGCTCGTGCCGCTCGAAGCGGCGCAGGGGATCAAGCCGCATGTTCTCGTCGAGAGTGAGAGCACGTTTGGCCCAATCGCGCGCTGCCTGAGAGTTCCCGAGCGCCTGCGCCAGCCGGGCGCAGGTCGCGGCGTGCAGCGGATTGTGGGGGTCGAGTTCGGCGGCCTCGACCGACGCTT
The DNA window shown above is from Phycisphaeraceae bacterium and carries:
- the fusA gene encoding elongation factor G encodes the protein MTADLSFIRNFGICAHIDAGKTTVSERILFYTGKNYKMGEVHEGTATMDFLQEEQERGITIQSAATTCPWTRSGKEYKLNLIDTPGHVDFTIEVERSLRVLDGAVAVFDGKEGVEAQSETVWRQADRYKVPRLCFINKMDKLGASFDFSYETIKTRLGANALPLQCPIGNGNEFQGIIDLVSMRAYYFEGDKGDKVTERDIPEDLKEYADKWRHELLEKAAELDDDLMHKYLEGQVPTQEEIRKAVRKGVVSRAVYPVLCGAALRNIGIQRLLDAVVDYLPSPTEKPDVEGTDPRDKNVRLTRPHDPAAPFSALVFKVVSDMHGDLTYIRVYSGTLTKGTRLLNPGNGKKENASRIFEMHAQNRIPLEQVTAGNIVAVVGIKDSYTGDTLCDADDPILLERMFFPEPVIAMSIEPKTTEDKRKLSEALGVIRREDPSFRSNYNEETGETIIAGMGELHLEIIKNKLTRDMKINVAVGKPKVSYREAITKKAEYVRGKFVKQTGGRGQFGDCTIHLEPFTAEQAAAEELDFSDNIAVVNEVVGGSIPKEYIPSVEYGIRQTCMTGVKFGYPMINVKATIVDGSSHAVDSSQVAFEQAGRLAVMEATEKAGPVLLEPIMKVVVTVPNDYLGNVTGDISSRRGMIIDTDDRGVVKLVTAEIPLDQLFGYTTSLRGMSQGRASATMEFLEYRPMPRSLQEAVVEADRGGKAGKK